ATCTTCTGCACCGCCATCGGCATAGGGTAGTTCCACGGGGTGATCCCGACCGCGACACCGGTCGGCTCCTTCACGACGAGCGAGAGGGCATCGGGACCGACCGGCGGGATGTAGCCGTCGATCTTCGTCGCCCAGCCCCCGTAGTACTCGAACATGAAGGCAACCTCTTCGAGGTCGTCGCGCGCCTCGCCGATCGGCTTGCCGCAATCGATCGTCTCGAGCTCGGCGAGTCGCTCGAGCTCCCGGCGCATGATCTCGGCGGCGCGCAGGAGGATCCGCCCGCGGTCGCGCTCGGAGGTCCGGGGCCACCACGCTCCGTCGTCGAACACCGAGCGCGCGAACCCGACGGCTCGGTCCACGTCGGCCGGCTGGGCGTCGGGGACGGTAGCGACGACCTCGCCGGTCGCGGGGTTGAACACGTCGAACCGCTTGCCGTCGAGCGCATCGGTCCACTCGCCGGCGATCGACATCTTCAGCTCCTCGGCCATCGGGGTGCCTCCTCTTGGTCTGGTTCCCACGGCGTTCTTCCGCACTCCGAGACTCCAAAGCCTACCCGTCCGGCACGGGAGGGGAGAAGCCCAGTCCCCACGCGTCGGCGCCGCCGTCGATCATGACGGTCGTACCGGTGATGTACCCGGCTGCATCGGTCGACAGGAACGCGATCGCGGCCGCGACCTCGTCGACCGAGCCTGCGCGGCCGAGCGGAACCTGGGACGCCCATTCCTTAACGACCTCCGAACCCCCGTACCCCTCGAGTCCTTCGCTGGCGATCAGCCCGCAGGCGATGCAGATCGCGCGGACCCCGAAGCGGCTCCACTCCAGGGACAGGCCCGACGCGAGGGTCTCGAGCGCGGACCGTGCCATCGACGAGTGCACCATCTGCGGGATCCCGCGCCGAGGACTGAACCCGATCGCGAAGATCACGCCGCGACGCCGAGGGATCATCCATCGGTTCGCGACTTTCGTCGTCACGTCCCAGACGGCGTCCACGTTCAGCCGGTGCACCGCGCGCATGCCCTTCGTCGAGGTCTCCTCGGCCGCCGCGGCGAACTGCCCGCCGGCGTTGTTCACCAGGATGTCGACACGACCGAACCGCTCATCGACAGCATCGAGCAACGCGTCGACCTGTTCGGATTCCCGGACATCGGTCGCCAGGGCGAGGCAAGCCGTCCCCGCAGCCGTCAGCTCGCGCTCGACCTCCCGGATCGGTTCCTCACGACGCCCACAGATCGCGACGGACGCGCCCGCACGCGCGAGCGCACTGGCGGTGGCCCGACCGATCCCCGTTCCGCCACCGGTGACGATCGCGATCCGACCGCCGAGAACACCGCTCGCGATCGGATCGGCGAACGGGAGGTCGCGTGGAGCCGCCGGTTCCTCCATGGCGGGGAGTATGCCGCAGGCACCCGCGCCGGTCGAAATCGGATACCGCCCGATCCGGGCGCAACCACGGTTCTCACGCTCGGCGGTAGGATCGGTCCGTGCTCCTGTTCATCGTCGTGCTGTTGCTGCTCGCCGCGATCTTCGGCGTGCTCGGAACCGTCCTCAAGGTCGCCTTCGTGCTGGTCCTGGGCGCGGTCCTCGCCGTCGCCACGATCGCGCTGCTGGGCTACTACTGGTTCCGCTACCGGCTCCGCGAGTATCAGCGCCGGACGCAGCAGGTGGGCCCGGGGGGAAATCCTCACGTGCCGCCGGTCACGCCCTCGAGCACGATCGACGTGGGTGAGCCGGTCCGCGACGAGCTCACGGACGACTGACCCGATCCCGCCCGCGTCGCCGCCGGGCGATCAGGGCCTCGCGGTAGGCCAGCGGTGCAACCTGGAGCGCCCGGGCGACCGGCCCGCGCCCCCGCCCGCGCTCGTCCGCCCGATCGCCGGACTCCATCCCCCAGACGGCCAGCCGGACGAGCGGCCAACGCAGTGGTTCGGGCGGTGCCGTCCCGATCGGCGCACCGACGACGGGCATCGTCGACCACCGGTCCTGCGAACCGAGGACGAGCGAGGCGAGGATCCGCCCGCCGAGCTTGGTCTGGGCGAGCCCGTGACCGGAGAACCCGAGCCCCGCGTGCACGTTGCCGGATGCGCGCGTATGGAAGAACGGAACGAACGTGGGCGTCATGTCGATCGGTCCACCCCACGCGTGCGTGCAGCGAACGCCCTCCAACTGCGGGAACAACCACACGAGACCCCGTGCCGCCTGCTGGGCGACGCGACGATCGTGGGTCGCCCGGCGGCCGATCGAACCGCCCCACACGACCCCCGTGGATCCGCCACCGATCGCGAGCCGTCCATCGTCGGTCCGCCGCAGGTAGTAGAGGAGATCCCGGCCGTCGGCGAGACCCGTCCAGCTGGTCCAGCCCAGGTCGTCCCGGATCCGATCGGGGATCGGTTCGGTGACGACCATGTAGTCGGCGATGTTGCCGAACGCGGTCCGATACCCGGGCCAGGCAGCCGCCCAGGCTCCGATCGTCAGCACGACGTGATCGGCACGCACCGCTCCGCGCTCGGCGCGAACGATCGTCGGCGTGCCCTCCTCGAGCGAGATCGCGCGCGTTCCCTCGAAGATCGCGACGCCACGCTCGAGCAGCACACGACGGAGTCCGCGCGCGAGCCGTGCCGGCTGGCAGATCGCATTCGCGGGAGTGAACGTCGCGCTCGTGATCCTCGGGGAATCGGCGATCGCTCGCGCCTGCGGGAGGGTCAGAGGCCGGATCGCGTCCGGCCGGCCGTTGCGAACGGCGAACGCGGCCGGACCCTGGTCCGGGTCGCCCTCCTGCCACGAGCCGGTGCGGACGGCCATGACGCCCTCCGCGTGGAACCACGCATCGATCCCGTGCCGGTCGAGCCATCTCCCGACCTCGTCCACCTCTTCCGCGAGCGCCGTCGCGTACCGCCTGCCCTCCTCCAGCCCGAACAGGCCGCACAGTTCCGGGAACTCATGCCATGACGAGGAGAAGAACCCCCCGTTGCGTCCGCTGGCTCCCCCACCGCAGATGTCCTGCTCGAGCAGAACGATACGCAGCCCGGGCTCCCGCTCGGTCAGCTCGTAGGCCGCCCACATGCCGGCGAAACCACCGCCGAGGACACAGACGTCCGCGCCGATCCGCCTCTCGAGGGGGGGACACGGCGCACCACGATCGGCGGCGAGCGCCTCCTCGAGCCAGAAGCTGCGCCGATCCCCGGGGGGCGGCGCCTCGATCCAAGAGGTCGTCATGGAACGGACCTACGCGGCCCCGGCCGAGTCCGAGCGACGGCGCGGACGCCGGACCCCTGGGATCGCAGCCAGCAGGCGCCATCCCATGAGGAGCACGCCCGTCATCGCGAGGGTCACGGCGAGGAAGACCACGAGGTCGGTGCCCGAGGGATGTCCGAGCACCAGCGTGCGGACCGCAACCGCGACCGGCACGCTCACCGCCCACGTCAACACGAGCGTGCGCCTCCCGGGCTGCCGGTAGGTTCCGGCGACGAGGGCGATCGCGAACCATGCGCCGACCAGGGGGACCGCCGTACGGGCAACGGCGGCGGCCGTCGAGCTGGCGTCGTGGCTGCGCAGTCCCAGCAGGACGAACGCGATCAGTGCCAGAGCATCGCCCACGGCGAGCACCGGGACCTTCACGGCGGGACGATCGAGCGGACCGCGTGCCATGAGGAGCATGGTCCCATACGGGCCCGATCACACGGCCGCCGGAGGGAACCGGCGGCGGGTGGTTGACGTCTCGGGGAAGATGGACCGGCACCCTCCCATGGCCATGGCCGACACGAAGACACCTCGTCGAGCGTTGCTCGTCGGCGTGCCGCTGCTCGCGCTCGCGATCGCGGCCGTCGTCGCCTTCGTCGTATTCCGTGGGCCGCCCCCGGTCCCGATCCGGGTCGACGGGCAGCAGATGCTCGTCGACGAGGGAACGACGTTCGGCTCGCTGCTCGCGAGCGAACACCTCGAGGCACGGAACGGGCGGCTGCTCGACGTCGATGGCGGGATCCTGCAGCGACGGCACGACCCGGGACGGATCCTCCTGAACGGGCTCGAACCGCCCTCGCGTGGGGTCCTGCTCGCCGACGGTGATCGGATCGACGTCCTCGACGGCAAGGACGAGACCGAACCCACGGTCCGCACGACCCGCCGTCTCGGAACGCTCCAGGCACCCAACCCCGCCCGCACACTCGGTCGCGGACCGTCCGACATCACCACCGTTCGCGGGCAGCTCTCGAACCTGCTCGTTCGCTCGACGATCCGGCGGGTCGGCCCGATCGAGCAACCGAACGCGGTCGCGCTCACCTTCGACGACGGACCGTGGCCGAACCACACCGCGAAGATCCTCTCGATCCTCGAGCGCATGAAGGTGAAGGCGACCTTCTTCGTCGTCGGTTCCTGGGCCGAGCGCTACCCGATGCTCGTCCGCCGTGCGCGGGCGATGGGCATGCAGATCGGCAGCCATTCCTGGTCGCATCCCTACGATCCCCCGTTCGACTCCCTGCCGACCCAGAAGGTGGAACGCGAGATCGCCGACACCGATGCACTCCTGGACCGGCTCGGGATCCACACGGGCCTGTTCCGGCCACCGGGCGGAAGCTGGGACGCCGAGGTTCGCGACATCGCCCGGTCGTACGGGATGCGCCTGGTCCTGTGGGACGTCGATCCGCACGACTGGATGGC
The sequence above is a segment of the Actinomycetota bacterium genome. Coding sequences within it:
- a CDS encoding DUF3054 domain-containing protein, whose translation is MARGPLDRPAVKVPVLAVGDALALIAFVLLGLRSHDASSTAAAVARTAVPLVGAWFAIALVAGTYRQPGRRTLVLTWAVSVPVAVAVRTLVLGHPSGTDLVVFLAVTLAMTGVLLMGWRLLAAIPGVRRPRRRSDSAGAA
- a CDS encoding FAD-binding oxidoreductase, which encodes MTTSWIEAPPPGDRRSFWLEEALAADRGAPCPPLERRIGADVCVLGGGFAGMWAAYELTEREPGLRIVLLEQDICGGGASGRNGGFFSSSWHEFPELCGLFGLEEGRRYATALAEEVDEVGRWLDRHGIDAWFHAEGVMAVRTGSWQEGDPDQGPAAFAVRNGRPDAIRPLTLPQARAIADSPRITSATFTPANAICQPARLARGLRRVLLERGVAIFEGTRAISLEEGTPTIVRAERGAVRADHVVLTIGAWAAAWPGYRTAFGNIADYMVVTEPIPDRIRDDLGWTSWTGLADGRDLLYYLRRTDDGRLAIGGGSTGVVWGGSIGRRATHDRRVAQQAARGLVWLFPQLEGVRCTHAWGGPIDMTPTFVPFFHTRASGNVHAGLGFSGHGLAQTKLGGRILASLVLGSQDRWSTMPVVGAPIGTAPPEPLRWPLVRLAVWGMESGDRADERGRGRGPVARALQVAPLAYREALIARRRRGRDRVSRP
- a CDS encoding polysaccharide deacetylase family protein: MADTKTPRRALLVGVPLLALAIAAVVAFVVFRGPPPVPIRVDGQQMLVDEGTTFGSLLASEHLEARNGRLLDVDGGILQRRHDPGRILLNGLEPPSRGVLLADGDRIDVLDGKDETEPTVRTTRRLGTLQAPNPARTLGRGPSDITTVRGQLSNLLVRSTIRRVGPIEQPNAVALTFDDGPWPNHTAKILSILERMKVKATFFVVGSWAERYPMLVRRARAMGMQIGSHSWSHPYDPPFDSLPTQKVEREIADTDALLDRLGIHTGLFRPPGGSWDAEVRDIARSYGMRLVLWDVDPHDWMAKTSPKELVKTVLARVRPGSVILLHDGGGDAATTIEALPEIIAGIRKKGLGFTTL
- a CDS encoding SDR family oxidoreductase, producing MEEPAAPRDLPFADPIASGVLGGRIAIVTGGGTGIGRATASALARAGASVAICGRREEPIREVERELTAAGTACLALATDVRESEQVDALLDAVDERFGRVDILVNNAGGQFAAAAEETSTKGMRAVHRLNVDAVWDVTTKVANRWMIPRRRGVIFAIGFSPRRGIPQMVHSSMARSALETLASGLSLEWSRFGVRAICIACGLIASEGLEGYGGSEVVKEWASQVPLGRAGSVDEVAAAIAFLSTDAAGYITGTTVMIDGGADAWGLGFSPPVPDG